A section of the Pygocentrus nattereri isolate fPygNat1 chromosome 18, fPygNat1.pri, whole genome shotgun sequence genome encodes:
- the ved gene encoding ventrally expressed dharma/bozozok antagonist yields MKGHFSIEWLSQSSQAPSSPSAGHHSSSWISTGPERASTSGTVPESLPGFYSRRVNGTEAQGTQPEPVGPECRFLTPKQETSTSNQENAQHAPESGFSSGTEEEETSGYESEGGRSLSPVASEVLAPSASPANGRRARTAFTAKQIENLERAFKRNAYLGAQDKAELCKRLNLSDKQIRNWFQNRRMKLKRTVQDALAHACQANVASQLIHYPELQTFRSAPYPSYYTPQDASASYLCPPNLHYNPSAAAAVPALPVNPVYHYRSPQSLSLASSNPALMSPYQPYHHQYFSSQ; encoded by the exons ATGAAGGGACACTTTTCCATCGAATGGCTATCCCAAAGCAGCCAGGCTCCTTCCAGCCCAAGTGCCGGGCACCATTCCAGCTCCTGGATCTCCACGGGCCCTGAAAGAGCCAGCACCTCAGGGACTGTTCCAGAGAGCCTCCCTGGTTTCTACAGCAGAAGAGTGAACGGCACAGAAGCTCAGGGCACACAGCCTGAGCCAGTGGGCCCAGAATGTAGGTTCCTAACTCCAAAACAAGAGACCAGCACAAGCAACCAAGAAAACGCCCAACATG CTCCAGAGTCAGGCTTCAGTAGCGGAACAGAGGAGGAAGAGACTTCTGGCTATGAGAGTGAAGGAGGACGTTCACTCTCTCCTGTAGCCTCCGAGGTGCTGGCCCCATCAGCCTCCCCAGCCAACGGCCGCAGGGCCCGCACTGCCTTCACAGCCAAGCAGATCGAGAACCTAGAGAGAGCCTTCAAAAGGAATGCCTACCTGGGGGCCCAGGACAAGGCTGAGCTGTGCAAGCGCCTCAATCTCTCTGATAAACAG ATCAGGAACTGGTTTCAGAACAGGCGTATGAAACTGAAGCGGACGGTGCAGGACGCTCTGGCTCACGCCTGCCAGGCCAACGTGGCCTCCCAGCTCATTCACTACCCTGAGCTGCAGACCTTCAGGTCTGCGCCATATCCCAGCTACTACACCCCACAGGATGCCTCCGCGTCATACCTCTGCCCCCCCAACCTCCACTACAACCCCTCCGCCGCCGCAGCCGTCCCAGCCCTGCCCGTCAACCCCGTCTACCACTATAGGAGCCCACAGAGCCTCTCTTTGGCCTCCAGCAACCCGGCCTTGATGAGCCCCTACCAGCCATACCACCACCAATACTTCAGCTCACAGTGA